A window of Photobacterium toruni genomic DNA:
CATTATTGATTCGATCCCGTTTCATCCTTATGGCACAGTAAAAGATCTGATTGGGATCGCAGTGTTTGCATTGTTCTTTAGTTATGTGATCTTTTTTGCGCCGGAGATGGGTGGTTATTTTTTAGAAGCGCCTAATTTTGAAGCCGCTAACCCAATGAAAACCCCAGAACATATTGCGCCTGTTTGGTATTTCACCCCGTTTTATGCCATTTTGCGGGCTGTCCCCGATAAGTTGCTAGGGGTTGCTGCGATGGGCGCTGCCATTATATTTCTGTTCTTATTACCGTGGTTTGATCGTTGTCGAGTACGTTCATTTCGTTACCGCAGTAAGGGGCATTTAATCAATCTGGCTCAATTTACCGTGAGTTTTATCGCATTGGGTATTTTAGGATCGTTACCTGTAACGCCATTGTTCACTGTGCTAGCTCAAATATTTAGTTTTACCTATTTTATGTTTTTTATTGTGTTGTTTTTCTACAGTAAAAATGAAGCGACTAAACCGCTACCGAAGAGGGTGAACTTTAAATGAAACAATGGATTGTAGGATTACTGTTGTGGTTGCCGATATGTGCTGTTGCAGGTGGTGGAAATGCCAATTTAGAAGCCGCTAATAATGATCTGACCGATCAGGCATCTTTACAGCGTGGCGCACAATTGTTTGTCAATTATTGCGCAGGGTGTCATTCAACTCAATATCAGCGTTATGAAAGAGTGGCAACTGATTTAGGGATCCCTCTTGATCTTATGCGGCAAAATTTAATCTTTAACCCTAATGCAAAAATCGGCGATTTAATGACGAATTCAATGTCAAAGCAATATGCAGCGGCTTCTTTTGGTGCGCCGACACCTGATTTAACGATGGTGGCAAGGGTACGAGGTACTGATTGGCTATATACGTATTTACATGCATTTTATGCTGATCCTAGTCGTCCATTTGGCGTTAATAACAGCCTTTTTCCTAGTGTAGGTATGCCACATGTGCTTGAAGAATTACAAGGTGTACCGCGTAGAATCTATGAAACTCAAATGATCGATGGTAGCCCAACCGAAGTTCTTATGGGTATTGAAACCGATGGCAGTGGCAGCTTAAATTCCCAGCAGTATGATACTGCGGTACGTGATTTGGTGAATTTTTTAGATTACTCCGCCGAGCCAATGAAGCTAGAGCGACAACGTTTAGGGTTATGGGTAATAGGGTTTATTAGCATATTCTTGGTATTAACGGTGTTGTTGAAGAAAGAATATTGGCGTGATGTCCACTGATAAGGTAATCTAGTGGGTTAAGAATCTCGCAATGGGGGCTCAAGTCTCCGTTGCTTTTTGTGTATTAAATATACTGGAGGGGTTGATGGCTGTTGCTGCCAATAAACGCTCTGTGATGACTCTGTATTCTGATGCTTCAGACATCTACAGCCATCAGGTGCGTATCGTACTAGCTGAAAAAGGCGTTAGTGTTGAAATTGAGCTGGTTGATCCAATGAGCCTGCCGGAAGATCTGTTAGAATTGAACCCATACAGTTCAGTTCCAACATTGGTTGATCGCGAATTAGCGTTATACCAAGCTAACATTATCATGGAGTACTTGGATGAGCGTTTCCCTCACCCACCTCTAATGCCTGTTTATCCTGTTGCCCGTGGTAATAGTCGTTTAATGATGTACCGTGTTGAACGTAACTGGTACTCATTAGCGGATAAGATTAACTCAGGTACTGCTGATGAAGCTGATAAAGCACGTAAGCAATTACGTGAAGAGTTATTAGCGCTAGCACCTGTATTTGCTGAATACCCATTCTTTATGAGTGATGAATTTAGCTTAGTTGATTGCTACCTTGCTCCACTACTATGGCGTTTACCTGAAATGGGTATTGAGCTAAGTGGTACTGGTGCTAAAGAAGTGAAGGCTTATATGACGCGCGTATTTGAACGTGATTCATTCCTTGCTTCTTTGACTGAAGCTGAACGTGAAATGCGTTTAGCTGGCCAGTAATTATGGATATGGAAAATATGACGCCGCGTCGCCCTTATTTGCTACGCGCGTTTTATGATTGGTTGGTTGATAATGACCTTACGCCACATTTAGTCGTTGATGCGACATTGCCTGGTGTTAAGGTTCCAATGGAGTTTGTTAGTGATGGTCAAATCATCCTTAATATAGCTCCAATGGCTGTGGGTAATCTAGAATTGAGCAACGAAGCGGTTAGCTTTAGTGCACGTTTTAGTGGTCGTCCACATTCTGTTATCGTACCAATGTATGCTGTTTTGGCTATCTATGCGCGTGAAAACGGTGCAGGTACGATGTTTGAGCCAGAAGCAGCATACGATACTGATTCTGCTATCTATGATGATGAGCAAGCGTTAGAAGACGAAAGCGCTGATGATATGGTTGCGCCAACAGTTTCACCATTTGCAGTCGTTACTGAAGCGGCTGACGGTGATGAACCTGATGATGAGCCACCACGCCCACGTGGTCGTCCAAGCTTACGCGTTGTCAAATAATATTGGCAATCTGCTAAAATAAAAACGCAGCCATTGGCTGCGTTTTTTTATGGTGTAATAACGAAGGTCTGCGTTAGAAAGTGGCTGGTTTTTCAAACAGTGTAATAACGTGTTCAACCCCTGAAATGTTACGTGCAATATTAGTCGCGATTGCTGCTTGTTCGGGAGCGACATAGCCTAATAAAAATACGCGTTTATTTTCAGTGATCACTTTAATAACGACATTGGTCAGTTGTTTACTGGCAATGAGTTGTGATTTCACTTTAGTCGTTAACCACGCATCTTCACTAATGCTGGTCATTGTTAACAACGGTCGTACTTGAATTTGATCATAAATACGATCAGCACCAGTCAAATGACGCACTTGGTTAACAAATGCGTGTTTAATTGGCAGTGATGTTGCTTGTCCAACCAATAATATGGTCCCACCAAGAGCTATACTATCGACACTTAATTGTTTGGTATATTCACGCGTATGAGTAATGCCAGCAATATCCATTTCTATTTTTTGATCTTGCCAGTGCTGACTATTATTGCGTGGATCTTTGGTTGAAAACACAGAGCATCCTGACAAGGATAGGCTTGATATAACCAGTAACGTCAATAACCACTTCATCGATTAACCTTCGTTATGCGGAAATAAAACTTGATCAATTAAATCGCATAAACAGTGGACTGTTAATAAATGGCCTTCTTGAATACGGACTGTACGTTGTGATGGAATGCGTATTTCAACATCTTGTATACCGAGCAAGCCCGCCATTTCACCACCGTCCTTACCCGTTAAGGCAATGATCGTCATATCACGTGTAAGAGCCGCTTCCATCGCTTTAATGATATTTTTACTATTACCGCTCGTGGAGAGTACAAATAAAATATCACCCGCTTGACCTAAAGCGCGAACTTGCTTTGAAAATACCTCATCATGGTGATAGTCGTTGGCAATTGCCGTTAAAACAGTACTATTTGCTGTCAGTGCAAGTGCTGGAAGACTTGGTCGTTCAATTTCAAAACGATTGATTAAGCATGATGCGAGTTGTTGAGCATTTGCTGCTGAACCGCCATTACCACAACTTAAAATCTTATTACCATTTAATAAACTTTGAACCATCACTTGTGCAGCTTTTGAAATCGCATCAGGTAGTGCTTCTGCTGCAGCAATTTGGGTTTGAATACTTTCGGTAAAACTTTCTCGAATGCTCTCTAGCATGACTAACCTTCAACTAATATATTAGTAAACCACTCAATATGGTGGTGATGACCTTGAATGGCAATGACATCAAAGCGAAATTGACAATGCTCAATTGAGAAGCCATTTTTGAGCATCCAAAAAAAAGCCGCCCGTTTGAGTTTTTGTTGTTTTCGCCAATTAACGGCTTCAACAGCAGAACCATAATGAGATTGCGTTCGGTATTTTACTTCAATAAACACCAAACATTTACCTTGTCGCATGATTAAATCAATCTCACCACTACGGCAGCTAAAATTTCGTGCAATAGGCGTTAAATGATGGCGGCACAAATATTGTTCCGCCATTCGTTCGTAGACTTGGCCAATCTGACGTTTACTGGGCAGAAGTCTCACCATTTATGAGATTTATATTATCAGCGGTATTGGATATTGGTGCTGTTGGCGTATGAGTTGCTGATGATAGGGGGGTTATTCCGTCGCTACTAAATTTTCCCCAATCTACTTGTCGCTGAACAACACATTGGTTATCGACTGTAAGTTTTCCTGTTTCCCCTTGAATACTGTAATCATGATTAGCGCGCATCTCTGGTAATTGTTTCGCGATCAAGTAAGCATCCATACCAAATGCATGTAGACGGATACTGGTATTACCTTGATTTGGCCATAGCTGATTAAAACGTTCCATATATGCTGATTGTGGGTTGATCAGTAATGGAATATCGCTGACTTCGATACCACGTAATTCACTATTGGTATTATGACTATCAGGGTTACTGCGTGAGCTGGTATAGATTTGTGCTGGATTACCTGTTGGCGGCATTGCTGCTTCAATAAAAGGTTTTAGCATCATCACTTCATTGCGACTTGCGACCATGTAAATAGCATCGGCATGCCTTCCTGTACCATGCCCAAAAGCGGCTCTTATTTGTTGCGGTATTTGAGCTTGATTACCAAAACTAACCGTTAATGCTGATTGACCATCAAGTTGTGACCATTGCTGATTAAATGCTTGTGCGACACGTTGGCCATAACTATTTGATGGTACTAGTACTGCTGGGGTGCGATGACCTTCAGCATAAATACGCTGTGCAGCTTGTTGAGCTTCTTGTTCTGGTGATAATGAAAAATAACACGCATTGGGTTTATTATTACTGATTTGTGATGGCATATTTAACGCCAGCATATTGATATGGCTGGTATTATCTTGTTGGAATTCAGTGATAATATTTTTACGTAGTGGGCCGACAACAAACTGGGTACCGTTTTGTTGTAGTTGTGCCATGATTGTTGGGATTGATTGAGCTTCAGTATCATAAATATTGAGCTCATTATCAGCATCACGGTTTTTATCATCCATCATTGCATTGATAAAACCATCACGAACAGCTTTACCTTGTTCGGCAAAACGACCTGAAAGTGGTAATAACAACGCAATATTATCAAGTTTAATCGCTTTCATCTCGATTAATGCTTTTAAATCAGCGGGTAAATATTGATTCGCCGGATGTTGAGGGTGACGAGATAACCATTGTTCAAGTGCTTGTTTGAGTTTCATCGGTGATAAGGTCGCGCTATTTTTCAACATTGCGAGTTCAACCCAACCTTTGAGTACACTTTCGTTATCTGTTAGCTTAACACTGCCTAATTGAGCATTGGTATAACCTGATAGATCATGCCAAACTTGTTGCCAGTTAGCCGATTTTTGGCTGCGATCTAAATAATAATCCAGTTTAGTACGTTCACGTGCAGCTTGGAATTGGTGGTTTAACTGTTCCAAGAGGTTGGCACGTAGGGTGTAATAACGTTGATATTGACTCTTGGTTAGTTGCCATGACGGTTGAAAATTTAAACTGTTCAGTGCCGCTTGTGGTTGACCCTGATGCTCACGAACCATTGCACGCGCAAGTTGCCATTCCGCAATTTGAGTGGGATTCATAGATTGCTGTGAGAGTTTAGCAATCCATTGATCGGCTTGTTGCCATTTATTTTCGAGAATCATTGCCTTAACAGCCATGATCTCCCAGTTAGTACGCTCTGCGCCATCGCTGGTATTGGCTTTACTTAAATAGGCGGTTGAGCTTTGAGCGGCTACCGCAGTAATATCCGTTAATGGCACCTGATTATTATACAGATTTGGCGTGCTACACCCTGCTAAAGCAACAGCAAGGGCTACAGGCGCCATTAGTCGTGATACACTTTTACGCTTATGGGTAAAATTGGGCATTGAATTTATTCAACTGTGACAAATTACTTTTGATATTAATTGCAGATGAGATCTTAGACAAATGAGTGAGAGCAATTCAGGCATGGTAGATGTCGCCACGTTGTACATCGTACCAACACCTATCGGTAATCTTGCTGATATAACGCAGCGCGCATTAGATGTATTAGCAAACGTAGATTTAATTGCTGCTGAAGATACACGTCATACATCGCGATTGTTGTCCCATTTCTCTATCTCGACCCGCACCTTTGCGCTTCACGATCATAATGAACAGCAAAAAGCTGACTTTTTGATTGAGAAACTTCAAGCCGGTACCAGTATTGCACTTGTGTCAGATGCTGGTACGCCGCTGATCAGTGATCCAGGGTATCATCTTGTTAATCGCTGTCGTCATGCGGGGGTTAAAGTTGTGCCATTACCGGGTCCATGTGCTGTTATTACAGCATTGAGTGGTTCTGGTTTACCTTCTGACCGTTTTAGCTTTGAAGGTTTTCTTCCTCCAAAAAGTAAGGGTCGCCGCGATTGTTTTCAAGCATTAGCTGACGATGCGCGAACATTGATCTTTTATGAATCGCCACATCGAATTAATGAATCCCTAAATGATATGTTAGCTGTGCTTGGCCCTGATCGCCAAGTAGTATTAGCGCGTGAGTTAACAAAAACTTATGAAACTATCTATGGAGCACCACTTAGCGAGTTGATTGATTGGATTGCAGAAGACAGTAATCGTGTTCGTGGTGAGATGGTAATTTTAGTTGCGGGGCATCGTGCGCAGAAAGATGAACTCTCGGTAGAGGTTCTACGTACACTGACGTTACTAGCGAAAGAGCTACCGCTTAAAAAAGCGGCGGCATTAACCGCAGAGATTCATGGCGCGAAGAAAAATGCATTGTATAAGTGGGGTCTAGAAAATCTAGAATAAGCATTTTGTATGATTGTTTAGATTTGCTTACAGGGCTGTAGAGCGTGGATTTTATCAACGAATTAAAATTGAGCCGTTGGTTTTTTGTTCAAGCTGTAATTTTGGTGATTTTTTCACTGGTAACTGTGAGCGTTGTCTTATACAATTCTCTGCGGAGTTGGTCAGGTAATCGCTGCTTCATTGGTAACCTTCGGGAAATCAATGGAGGGGAGGAAAGTCCGGGCTCCATAGGGCAGGGTGCCAGATAACGTCTGGGGGGCGCAAGCCCACGACAAGTGCAGCAGAGAGCAAACCGCCGATGGCCCATTGCTTGCAATGGTGCACAGGTAAGGGTGAAAGGGTGCGGTAAGAGCGCACCGCGCGGCTAGTAATAGTTTGTGGCAGGGTAAACTCCACCCGGAGCAAGACCAAATAGGTCCCTAATGGCGCGGCCCGCGTTGGGGACGGGTAGGTTGCTTGAGTCTGTGAGCGATTGCAGACCTAGACGAATGATTGCCGCCGCGAAAGCGGAACAAAACCCGGCTTATCGACCGACTCCCTACATTTAGAGAAGGTGGTGTTTGATTACAAGCACCACCTTTTTTTCGTTTTATTTTCCGCCAAAATTACATTTCGCAATCAGATTTATTTAGCCACTGTTAGAAATGTGTCTGAATTACTGCCAATTGCTTGACATCGTTTTTGTCTCATACGTACACTTTGTGGTGGGAATTTGTGGGGAAAAGTGGTGTTGTCGCATTATCTTTGTTGTTATGCTGCTAAAATGAGTGATTAACGTACTATTTTACTGTGTAATTTAATCGAGATCCCCCAATGTTAAGAGGTGCCACTAACGTTGTAATTGATGATAAAGGTCGCTGGGCAATGCCTAAGCGTTACCGTACTGCATTAATAGAGCAATGTCAGGGACACTTTGTTTGTACTATCGATCACCAGTTTTGTTGCTTGTTGCTATATCCCATTGATGAATGGGAACGAATTGAAGCTAAATTAGTACGTCTATCAAGTCTTCATCCCGCAGAGCGCCGCTTACAACGATTGTTGCTTGGCCATGCTAGCGAATGTGAACTGGATGCGCAGGGACGGATATTAATTCCACCGACGTTAAGACAATATGCTCAGTTAGCGAATAAAATAATGGTCGTTGGGCAGCTAAATAAATTTGAAATTTGGTCCACGCCGTTATGGCAACAGCAAATTGAACATGATATCGACCTTCAGGCTAAGGATATGCTGGAATCTTCCCCGCGCCTTAGTGAGCTTTCACTTTAGCTGAAATTATATTTATGTCTGAGCAATTTGAGCACGTTTCCGTTTTACTTAATGAATCAGTAGACGGATTAGCGATTAAACCCGATGGTATCTATATTGATGGTACTTTTGGTCGTGGCGGTCATAGCCGTCTAATTCTTTCAAAATTAGGTGACAATGGTCGCCTTTACGGTATCGATCGCGATCCTCAAGCGATTGCTGAAGCACAAAAGATTGATGATCCTCGCTTTGAAATTATTCATGGTCCATTTTCGGGCATGGAAAAATACATGCAAGAGCGTGATCTGATTGGTCGTGTTGATGGTGTATTACTTGATCTTGGTGTTTCATCTCCTCAACTTGATGATGCTGAGCGTGGTTTTAGCTTCATGCGTGATGGCCCACTTGATATGCGTATGGATCCGACATCTGGTATGTCAGCTGCTGAATGGCTAGCAGAAGCGGATGCTGATGATATTGCATGGGTATTAAAAGAGTTTGGTGAAGAGCGTTTTGCTAAACGTATTGCTCGCGGTATTGTTGATCATCGTGAAAACCCTGAAAAAGAACCATTAACGCGTACACGTGAATTAGCCAGTCTTATCGCGGAAGTGTCACCATTTAGAGATAAGCATAAGCATCCAGCTACGCGTAGTTTCCAAGCGATTCGTATTTACATTAACAGTGAATTAGAAGAGATTGATACTGCTTTGCACGGTGCAATGAATACTCTTGCTACTGGCGGTCGTTTATCAGTGATCAGTTTCCATTCATTGGAAGATCGCATGGTAAAACGCTTTATTCGTAAGCAAAGTAAAGGGCCTGATGTGCCTGCTG
This region includes:
- a CDS encoding cytochrome c1, whose product is MKQWIVGLLLWLPICAVAGGGNANLEAANNDLTDQASLQRGAQLFVNYCAGCHSTQYQRYERVATDLGIPLDLMRQNLIFNPNAKIGDLMTNSMSKQYAAASFGAPTPDLTMVARVRGTDWLYTYLHAFYADPSRPFGVNNSLFPSVGMPHVLEELQGVPRRIYETQMIDGSPTEVLMGIETDGSGSLNSQQYDTAVRDLVNFLDYSAEPMKLERQRLGLWVIGFISIFLVLTVLLKKEYWRDVH
- the sspA gene encoding stringent starvation protein SspA, with the protein product MAVAANKRSVMTLYSDASDIYSHQVRIVLAEKGVSVEIELVDPMSLPEDLLELNPYSSVPTLVDRELALYQANIIMEYLDERFPHPPLMPVYPVARGNSRLMMYRVERNWYSLADKINSGTADEADKARKQLREELLALAPVFAEYPFFMSDEFSLVDCYLAPLLWRLPEMGIELSGTGAKEVKAYMTRVFERDSFLASLTEAEREMRLAGQ
- the sspB gene encoding ClpXP protease specificity-enhancing factor; the protein is MDMENMTPRRPYLLRAFYDWLVDNDLTPHLVVDATLPGVKVPMEFVSDGQIILNIAPMAVGNLELSNEAVSFSARFSGRPHSVIVPMYAVLAIYARENGAGTMFEPEAAYDTDSAIYDDEQALEDESADDMVAPTVSPFAVVTEAADGDEPDDEPPRPRGRPSLRVVK
- a CDS encoding BON domain-containing protein, with amino-acid sequence MKWLLTLLVISSLSLSGCSVFSTKDPRNNSQHWQDQKIEMDIAGITHTREYTKQLSVDSIALGGTILLVGQATSLPIKHAFVNQVRHLTGADRIYDQIQVRPLLTMTSISEDAWLTTKVKSQLIASKQLTNVVIKVITENKRVFLLGYVAPEQAAIATNIARNISGVEHVITLFEKPATF
- a CDS encoding phosphoheptose isomerase, whose product is MLESIRESFTESIQTQIAAAEALPDAISKAAQVMVQSLLNGNKILSCGNGGSAANAQQLASCLINRFEIERPSLPALALTANSTVLTAIANDYHHDEVFSKQVRALGQAGDILFVLSTSGNSKNIIKAMEAALTRDMTIIALTGKDGGEMAGLLGIQDVEIRIPSQRTVRIQEGHLLTVHCLCDLIDQVLFPHNEG
- a CDS encoding YraN family protein: MVRLLPSKRQIGQVYERMAEQYLCRHHLTPIARNFSCRSGEIDLIMRQGKCLVFIEVKYRTQSHYGSAVEAVNWRKQQKLKRAAFFWMLKNGFSIEHCQFRFDVIAIQGHHHHIEWFTNILVEG
- a CDS encoding penicillin-binding protein activator, producing the protein MAPVALAVALAGCSTPNLYNNQVPLTDITAVAAQSSTAYLSKANTSDGAERTNWEIMAVKAMILENKWQQADQWIAKLSQQSMNPTQIAEWQLARAMVREHQGQPQAALNSLNFQPSWQLTKSQYQRYYTLRANLLEQLNHQFQAARERTKLDYYLDRSQKSANWQQVWHDLSGYTNAQLGSVKLTDNESVLKGWVELAMLKNSATLSPMKLKQALEQWLSRHPQHPANQYLPADLKALIEMKAIKLDNIALLLPLSGRFAEQGKAVRDGFINAMMDDKNRDADNELNIYDTEAQSIPTIMAQLQQNGTQFVVGPLRKNIITEFQQDNTSHINMLALNMPSQISNNKPNACYFSLSPEQEAQQAAQRIYAEGHRTPAVLVPSNSYGQRVAQAFNQQWSQLDGQSALTVSFGNQAQIPQQIRAAFGHGTGRHADAIYMVASRNEVMMLKPFIEAAMPPTGNPAQIYTSSRSNPDSHNTNSELRGIEVSDIPLLINPQSAYMERFNQLWPNQGNTSIRLHAFGMDAYLIAKQLPEMRANHDYSIQGETGKLTVDNQCVVQRQVDWGKFSSDGITPLSSATHTPTAPISNTADNINLINGETSAQ
- the rsmI gene encoding 16S rRNA (cytidine(1402)-2'-O)-methyltransferase, coding for MSESNSGMVDVATLYIVPTPIGNLADITQRALDVLANVDLIAAEDTRHTSRLLSHFSISTRTFALHDHNEQQKADFLIEKLQAGTSIALVSDAGTPLISDPGYHLVNRCRHAGVKVVPLPGPCAVITALSGSGLPSDRFSFEGFLPPKSKGRRDCFQALADDARTLIFYESPHRINESLNDMLAVLGPDRQVVLARELTKTYETIYGAPLSELIDWIAEDSNRVRGEMVILVAGHRAQKDELSVEVLRTLTLLAKELPLKKAAALTAEIHGAKKNALYKWGLENLE
- the mraZ gene encoding division/cell wall cluster transcriptional repressor MraZ — protein: MLRGATNVVIDDKGRWAMPKRYRTALIEQCQGHFVCTIDHQFCCLLLYPIDEWERIEAKLVRLSSLHPAERRLQRLLLGHASECELDAQGRILIPPTLRQYAQLANKIMVVGQLNKFEIWSTPLWQQQIEHDIDLQAKDMLESSPRLSELSL
- the rsmH gene encoding 16S rRNA (cytosine(1402)-N(4))-methyltransferase RsmH codes for the protein MSEQFEHVSVLLNESVDGLAIKPDGIYIDGTFGRGGHSRLILSKLGDNGRLYGIDRDPQAIAEAQKIDDPRFEIIHGPFSGMEKYMQERDLIGRVDGVLLDLGVSSPQLDDAERGFSFMRDGPLDMRMDPTSGMSAAEWLAEADADDIAWVLKEFGEERFAKRIARGIVDHRENPEKEPLTRTRELASLIAEVSPFRDKHKHPATRSFQAIRIYINSELEEIDTALHGAMNTLATGGRLSVISFHSLEDRMVKRFIRKQSKGPDVPAGLPLTEDQIKALGSAEMKPIGKAIKPSQNELGYNTRARSSVLRLAERL